From a region of the Arenicella xantha genome:
- a CDS encoding tetratricopeptide repeat protein → MKTVYIKHLLVTLSTILCAFVQLESIAQDLAGDDAESNHVACDSGDSRACSMLGDAYFSSNGVKQDILRASDLYQKACDGGDARGCYRLGYLYFDGKGVAQDQVKASKLFRKACDEDYFDGCLKLGQAYFFGEGVKQDYFKSAKLYRKTCEGGEAVGCLNLGNAYATGNGVIKNQVKANELYLNSCDNGIVGACFNLAEAHAYGNGVTQDQVKANALYLRSCNGGISSGCFNLGDVYYNGKGVERDIPKAKAFFGKACGLRHQAGCTNYGLLHEDGH, encoded by the coding sequence TTGAAGACAGTTTACATCAAACATTTGTTAGTAACCTTATCGACAATACTTTGCGCTTTTGTCCAGCTCGAATCCATAGCACAAGACCTGGCAGGTGACGATGCAGAAAGTAATCATGTCGCCTGCGATAGCGGCGATAGTCGGGCTTGCTCTATGCTAGGCGACGCCTACTTTTCAAGCAACGGAGTTAAACAAGACATTTTAAGAGCGTCAGATCTTTACCAAAAGGCATGCGATGGTGGCGATGCTCGCGGTTGTTATAGGCTTGGGTATCTTTATTTTGATGGCAAGGGTGTCGCTCAAGATCAAGTCAAAGCGAGTAAACTTTTTCGCAAGGCCTGCGATGAGGACTATTTTGACGGATGCCTAAAGCTTGGCCAAGCATATTTTTTCGGTGAAGGCGTTAAACAAGACTATTTCAAATCGGCAAAGCTTTACCGTAAGACATGCGAGGGTGGCGAGGCTGTAGGTTGCTTAAACCTAGGCAATGCTTACGCTACAGGTAATGGAGTGATAAAGAATCAAGTAAAGGCAAATGAACTTTACCTAAATTCATGCGATAACGGCATCGTGGGCGCTTGCTTTAACCTAGCTGAAGCTCATGCTTATGGTAATGGAGTAACACAAGATCAAGTAAAGGCAAATGCACTTTACCTGAGGTCATGCAATGGCGGCATATCGAGCGGATGCTTCAACCTAGGCGATGTATACTACAATGGAAAGGGGGTAGAGCGGGACATACCGAAAGCAAAAGCCTTCTTTGGCAAAGCTTGTGGTCTTCGGCATCAAGCTGGGTGCACAAATTATGGGTTGTTGCACGAAGATGGCCATTGA